A portion of the Permianibacter fluminis genome contains these proteins:
- a CDS encoding DUF4124 domain-containing protein — MKSLRIAATIAAALMVTVVAHAADSYKWTDDNGQVQYTQIPPKDRPYETIRTRVKEPTATTTTSSKPAAAKESEAAAKGDVAVAKAEADKLARNCEVAKQNKEMLQTAAKIKITDKDGTERHLTDEERKEKLAATELQMQNFCKK; from the coding sequence ATGAAGTCTTTGCGTATCGCCGCCACGATTGCTGCAGCACTGATGGTGACCGTTGTCGCCCACGCCGCAGATTCCTACAAATGGACCGATGACAACGGTCAGGTGCAGTACACCCAGATCCCGCCAAAGGATCGGCCGTACGAAACCATCCGGACTCGGGTGAAAGAACCGACCGCCACCACCACCACGAGCAGCAAACCGGCCGCTGCCAAAGAATCCGAAGCGGCCGCCAAGGGTGACGTCGCCGTAGCCAAGGCCGAGGCCGATAAATTGGCCCGCAATTGCGAAGTGGCCAAACAGAACAAGGAAATGCTGCAAACCGCGGCCAAGATCAAAATCACTGACAAGGACGGCACCGAGCGCCATCTGACCGACGAAGAGCGCAAGGAAAAGCTGGCCGCGACCGAATTGCAAATGCAGAATTTCTGCAAGAAATAA
- a CDS encoding DUF3579 domain-containing protein, producing MSVPVTIDTMSESKKLLIKGITDTGEVFRPSDWAERMCGNLCSFRNRRMYYSPLLRPVIIEGQKGVVVDIRLADSHPQLYKEILGFAEQNGLQTAEYLEV from the coding sequence GTGTCAGTCCCCGTTACCATCGATACCATGAGCGAAAGCAAAAAACTTCTCATCAAAGGCATTACCGACACCGGCGAGGTGTTTCGACCCAGTGACTGGGCCGAACGCATGTGCGGCAATCTTTGCAGCTTTCGCAACCGTCGGATGTACTACTCGCCGCTGCTGCGCCCGGTCATCATCGAAGGCCAGAAAGGTGTGGTGGTCGATATCCGCCTGGCTGACAGCCATCCTCAGCTGTACAAGGAAATCCTCGGCTTTGCGGAACAAAATGGTTTGCAGACCGCCGAATACCTGGAAGTTTGA
- the pssA gene encoding CDP-diacylglycerol--serine O-phosphatidyltransferase, whose protein sequence is MFQRKIRPQKSAEPAMSAIISEPRRRRNGIYLLPNLFTTAGFFAGFFAVIAAMGGRFEAAAIAIFVAMLMDGIDGRLARLLNAQSDFGAQYDSLADMMSFGLAPALVAYLYALQGLGKVWWLPAFVYGVCAALRLARFNTQVGSADKRYFQGLASPAAAALIAGLVWVGVDLDWSRNWVGPVFASLCIIAGLLMVSNFRYPSFKEVDWRGRVPFMTVLVLMLVLVLIASFTSVVLFTGFAVYALWGPIFTIWSKRKARSSRQVEPRPAP, encoded by the coding sequence ATGTTCCAGCGCAAAATCAGGCCACAAAAATCTGCCGAGCCCGCCATGTCCGCCATCATCTCCGAACCTCGCCGTCGCCGAAACGGCATCTACCTGCTGCCTAATCTGTTCACGACCGCTGGCTTTTTCGCCGGTTTTTTTGCCGTGATTGCCGCGATGGGCGGCCGTTTTGAAGCCGCCGCGATCGCCATTTTTGTCGCCATGTTGATGGACGGCATCGATGGCCGACTGGCCCGGCTGCTCAATGCCCAGAGCGATTTCGGCGCCCAGTACGACAGCCTGGCCGACATGATGTCATTTGGTTTGGCACCGGCGCTGGTTGCCTATCTGTACGCCCTGCAGGGGCTGGGCAAAGTCTGGTGGTTGCCGGCGTTTGTTTATGGCGTTTGCGCCGCGCTGCGACTGGCGCGCTTCAATACTCAGGTCGGCAGTGCCGACAAACGCTACTTTCAGGGGCTGGCGAGCCCAGCGGCTGCGGCACTGATTGCCGGCTTGGTCTGGGTGGGCGTTGATCTGGACTGGTCGCGGAACTGGGTCGGGCCGGTGTTTGCCAGTTTGTGCATCATTGCCGGCCTGCTGATGGTCAGCAATTTTCGTTACCCGAGCTTCAAGGAGGTCGATTGGCGCGGCCGGGTGCCGTTCATGACGGTGCTGGTCTTGATGCTGGTGCTGGTCCTGATCGCTTCGTTCACCTCGGTCGTACTGTTTACCGGCTTCGCCGTTTACGCCCTGTGGGGTCCGATTTTTACCATCTGGAGCAAGCGCAAGGCGCGCTCAAGTCGGCAGGTGGAACCGCGCCCGGCACCCTGA